The region TGCTTGTGACCTCTGCAACTGACCCTGAGTGGAGGAAAGCTGATGTTTCTTGTGCCTTCTGTGACTGACCCTGAGTGAAGGGAAGCTGATGTTGCTTGTGACCTCTGCAACTGACCCTGAGTGGAGGAAAGCTGATGCTGCTTGTGACCTCTGCAAATGACCCATAGTGGAGGAAAGCTGATGCTGCTTGTTTCCTCTGCAACTGACCCTGAGTGAAGGGAAGCTGATGTTTCTTGTGCCCTCTGCAACTGACCCTGAGTGAAGGGAAGCTGATGTTTCTTGTGTCCTCTGCAACTGACCCTGAGTGAAGGGAAGCTGATATTTCTTGTGACCTCTGCAACTGACCCCGAATGGAGGGAAGCTGAGCCATAAATTACCTGGACGACATCTACTCACCAAGCAAACAACTTGGCCTCTATCATATCACCTCCTGGCTACTTAGCCCCAtatctatatttttatatttttgcctACAAAACACACAACATACAGTAAAGATTAAACAACATCATGTTACCAAATAGACTCAGAGCTAACCAGTAAACCAACATTTGGCTATAATAACAAGAAAGAAAAGAAAGTGCAAATGGTAATTTATGTTGGCGGGGGCTATAAAACGTGTAAATAAACAGGACCAACACCCTTGTAAGTCGGTGACTACTAATAGTTCATTTTCAAACCTTTTACATCATCATTATCAAGATACCATGACAATCCCAAAAAAAGTCTTTCCCTCGGTATAATCTACAAGGTTGGGATGGCTGACATAGACGTACAACTTTTGCCCTTTCACAAGATTTGCCAGGCGTCCTAGGGTAAGGCTAGCGTGCCACGTTCTTTGACGTAAAGGTCGACCGGTCACACTTTCTTTGCCAAAGATGAGGATATCATTTTCATCTGATGAATTATTCCAGGTGATGACTTGGCTGAACAACGTCAAATTAGCGTCCATTCCTTCAAATCCAACTTGGCAGTAGACATAGTAGAGGCCTTTTTTGGGGGCCTCCAGGGTTGTATTCATAGGGGGCTTAATGCTTTGTATAAATGCCTCTTTCCAATTCAGGATCTTCTCTTGTGATGGACTCTGCCCTGTGAAGAGAGAACAACAATGTATGCAAATGGAAAAATGTACTGAATTCTCCTGCAGCGCCTCCGCAGGGGAGGTTAATCATTGCACAGACTTTTCTTCTTATGCCGCTCACAAAGCtgaaattatttattattttccaATGTATCACAGTGACAAACTTGGGCCAGATCCCACCTGACCACAGATTGATGACATATCTAATGTAAAaacctggaaaatccctttaaggataATGAATGAACTCACCAATTAGATGTGCTGCCGGCTTTGTGAAAGTCTTCTTCTGGCAGTTAGTCTTCTGATTATCTGATGCAAATGAAAATAACATAGTCACTCATCTGCTTGTATGTAACTGAACAATCACGTGACTCTTGTTTCATCCACCGTGATTTACACTGTAACTCCTTTTATTCATACAGAATTaatcacaggtctacaaaaaaaaaattcaatcacCGTATACCAGTATTATGAGTTACATGCTCTTCTCAAATAGAGACTTATCTACAAGCAATACTCCGGAGAGGTCAACGTTCTTCACTCTATAATACTAATGTCCTCTTCACAAAGGTGGTACACCCATTCACGGGCGTTACCATGTAGATTCTCTCTTTAACGCTAGTACAACTGGGGGGTCACCGATTTTCCCTCTAGGTCGCAAGTCTTTCTGTCAAAGTCTATTAAAGCACGTTGAGCCTCCCACTCACCAACTGGTGCCCTCCCAACCTGTTGTCCTGACCCCAAGCAGACCCGGTACTGTACGTCAAAGTGGGACGTAACTGCCCTGCTCACTTGCGCCATCCCTCTACAATCGCAGGCGTGCCTCTCTAGTCCTTGTTTCCTCATGGATCTTCACTGCTTGACCATTGGCGAATGTCTGCTGGGCCTGGAGCGGAGAGAAGTGGGGCTCAGCTCTTCACAGATGACTTCTGGTCTTTGGGTCTTTACCACCGTAGGGCGCAGGTCCTGGTCTTGACCACCACAGACGGAACTCTGGGTCTTCCTGAACGTAGTCTGAACCTTGTCAGGCGATGATCGGCATCCTGATGGCACAGACTTCCCGCTGAGGCCTGCTAAGCGTCATTTCTGGTCCACGTCTGCTCCCCTCTTTCTCTTGGCGGTAAATCTGCCTGCGGTTTGGTAAGTAGGACTGTTATATTCCAGGACTCCGGACTATGAGTCCCCTGACCAGGTCCAGCACATGAAGCTTTTCCCCCTGCAATTCTTCCTGCACAAATTGGTTCCACCTGATTGCGCCTCGCCAGTATATGGCAGTCTTTCCTCACTATGGTCACATCCCACAAGGGCCCCTCAGGGGTATCACTGCTCCCTCTTACAGGGCGACTGACACAAAGTCTGTGATATTGATGATGTTACCTTTTAGTCTCTGGCTGTGTGCTGTCTGTAACGTAAAAGAGGCAAAATTAATTTATTGAAAAACAACTTTCATGGTGAGAAGAACGGCAAACACTACAAAATATCAGAtagacggatagatagatagatagatagatagatagatagatagataatagatagagataatcgatagagatagatagtagatagatagatagatagatagatagatagatagatagatagatagatagatagatagatagaagaaaaaaacaaagaacagcACAGTTGAAAATAGGGTGCAGAGCCTCACAGGCACATACCAGGCTTGAGAACGGTCCACACCTAGGACCAAAACGTTGCCATATGgaccaatagatagatagatagatagattgtgactgagccctcgcgggcagggtcctctctcctcctgtaccagttgcaacttgta is a window of Ranitomeya variabilis isolate aRanVar5 chromosome 2, aRanVar5.hap1, whole genome shotgun sequence DNA encoding:
- the LTB gene encoding lymphotoxin-beta isoform X4, with amino-acid sequence MMAASWLRLLALLMAMVPSMVPSVEAKRKTAHSQRLKDNQKTNCQKKTFTKPAAHLIGQSPSQEKILNWKEAFIQSIKPPMNTTLEAPKKGLYYVYCQVGFEGMDANLTLFSQVITWNNSSDENDILIFGKESVTGRPLRQRTWHASLTLGRLANLVKGQKLYVYVSHPNLVDYTEGKTFFGIVMVS
- the LTB gene encoding lymphotoxin-beta isoform X2 gives rise to the protein MAVYSFVISNYFIQSCCDYRHGRNTHARPLCPCTSAETAHSQRLKDNQKTNCQKKTFTKPAAHLIGQSPSQEKILNWKEAFIQSIKPPMNTTLEAPKKGLYYVYCQVGFEGMDANLTLFSQVITWNNSSDENDILIFGKESVTGRPLRQRTWHASLTLGRLANLVKGQKLYVYVSHPNLVDYTEGKTFFGIVMVS
- the LTB gene encoding lymphotoxin-beta isoform X1 yields the protein MAAGQEARGDDGEIWRSDGGRERSAHDMGSLECWSGKCARFKTAHSQRLKDNQKTNCQKKTFTKPAAHLIGQSPSQEKILNWKEAFIQSIKPPMNTTLEAPKKGLYYVYCQVGFEGMDANLTLFSQVITWNNSSDENDILIFGKESVTGRPLRQRTWHASLTLGRLANLVKGQKLYVYVSHPNLVDYTEGKTFFGIVMVS
- the LTB gene encoding lymphotoxin-beta isoform X3: MAETRMQGRCVHARLQKSLECWSGKCARFKTAHSQRLKDNQKTNCQKKTFTKPAAHLIGQSPSQEKILNWKEAFIQSIKPPMNTTLEAPKKGLYYVYCQVGFEGMDANLTLFSQVITWNNSSDENDILIFGKESVTGRPLRQRTWHASLTLGRLANLVKGQKLYVYVSHPNLVDYTEGKTFFGIVMVS